Below is a genomic region from Oceanidesulfovibrio indonesiensis.
TTGGGCTCAAGGAGGGACACCAAGTGTTCCTTCTCGACTGGCCCGGTAACACTCAAGCCAACCATCACACGATCCTTGTGGTTAGCAAAGAGTTCGAAGTCATCGGCCACCGCCGCGTTCTTGGTCAGAATCCGAAGGGAGGCTTGCGAATTCGACAGGACCGCCTTGGCGCATTTTGTTCCCAGGCCATACTTCTGGGATACCGGCGAATACGGGTCCGTCATCGTCGCCAGCATAACCGTGTCTTCGGGTTTCAGCTTGACTGCATGCTTGGCAGCCCGCGTTGGCGTCTCGGGATCGATGAGAGCCACTTGGGCATCGAAAGCCTCAGCTGCCGTCATTCCGGTAGTAGCTCTAAACGCCGGATTGCGACCAAGAACGGCGACGGTGCTGCAATACTTGCATCCATGATCGCAGAGGAGCCCGACGTTCAACCCATGGGTTGCAAGGCGCTTCTTTTGAAACTCGGGGCTCGCCTTAATCCCCACTTTTCGAATGTGTTCAAAGATTTTGGTCATAGTTTCTCCTTGTGCTTTGGGATGCCGCCTTCGGGAGAGGGAGACAGCCCCGTCTCCCAGGCAGCAAGGTCGGTTAGTTGTTATGGTTGACTGTTTCCCCCAGGGC
It encodes:
- a CDS encoding DNA photolyase, which produces MTKIFEHIRKVGIKASPEFQKKRLATHGLNVGLLCDHGCKYCSTVAVLGRNPAFRATTGMTAAEAFDAQVALIDPETPTRAAKHAVKLKPEDTVMLATMTDPYSPVSQKYGLGTKCAKAVLSNSQASLRILTKNAAVADDFELFANHKDRVMVGLSVTGPVEKEHLVSLLEPNASSISDRLEAYRQAKQMGLRTYGMLCPLLPGVASSALSIREMMEKILDFEPEDIWLEPVNQRGGGLIKCKDELLAAGYRDEGYLLEEIRDREIHHLYVEELVDTATGVARELGCLEKLKILVYGNAKDFCCDDAAVIWL